In Juglans regia cultivar Chandler chromosome 13, Walnut 2.0, whole genome shotgun sequence, the following proteins share a genomic window:
- the LOC108985021 gene encoding polyvinylalcohol dehydrogenase-like encodes MAFNIRAHNDHRIICSLVIIVLCSFTLVENTVAVWLNHGGDLTNRRYAYEEVLINPMKMSKMRLKWTFFAGKDISATPSVANGAVYFPSWNGYLYAVNAFNGALIWRQNLTELTGLTGTGIVVNVTVSRSTPTIDGDLLIVGIYGPAVVIALDRSNGRRVWLTQLDSRPRSQITMSGTAHMGAFYVGVSSLEVGLPANQCCTFRGSLAKLDIQTGRVVWRTYMLPDNGGKLGGYSGAAIWGSSPSIDVKRKHVYVGTGQLYTTPPEVAECQAKQNNQTTKPSQPDQCIGEDIHYNSILALELDSGRIVWSRQLGGYDVFYFACLTPNNPDCPPGPNLDADFSAAPILLSINANGTKRDVAVAVQKSGFAWALDRDNGNIVWFKLAGPGGLEGGGYWGAATDNRRVYTNIANSNRTLFTLQPSNQTTTAGAWVALDANSGEILWSTANPSNETASGPVTLANGVLFAGSVAPNGPVYAMDAKTGKILWSNNTGATVFGGAAVSYGCVYIGSGYSIGLARFHPTWTTGTSLFAFCVQ; translated from the exons ATGGCTTTCAATATTCGAGCCCATAATGATCACCGCATCATCTGTAGCCTTGTTATAATAGTATTATGTTCATTTACACTAGTGGAGAACACAGTCGCAGTT tggCTCAATCACGGGGGAGATCTTACAAATCGGAGGTACGCATATGAAGAAGTTCTGATCAACCCgatgaaaatgtcaaaaatgCGGCTGAAATGGACATTCTTTGCCGGTAAAGACATATCTGCGACACCCTCAGTGGCCAATGGTGCGGTCTATTTCCCATCATGGAATGGATATTTGTACGCTGTTAATGCTTTCAATGGTGCATTGATATGGAGGCAGAACCTTACTGAATTAACCGGACTGACGGGCACCGGAATCGTAGTAAATGTAACCGTATCGAGATCGACGCCGACTATAGACGGTGACCTTTTGATTGTTGGAATTTACGGACCGGCTGTTGTGATTGCTCTGGATCGATCAAATGGGAGGCGCGTTTGGTTGACCCAACTTGATTCGCGTCCTCGATCACAGATCACCATGTCTGGCACAGCTCACATGGg GGCATTCTATGTTGGGGTCTCATCACTGGAAGTAGGATTACCAGCAAATCAATGTTGCACATTCAGAGGCAGCTTGGCGAAGCTTGATATTCAAACCGGTAGAGTCGTTTGGCGGACCTACATGCTTCCCGACAACGGTGGGAAATTAGGAGGTTATTCAGGTGCTGCTATATGGGGAAGCAGCCCTTCCATCGACGTAAAGAGGAAACATGTTTATGTAGGAACGGGGCAACTTTACACAACTCCACCCGAGGTGGCAGAGTGTCAAGCGAAGCAGAACAATCAGACAACAAAACCTAGTCAACCTGATCAGTGCATTGGGGAAGATATCCATTACAATTCAATTTTGGCCTTGGAGTTGGATTCTGGGAGGATCGTTTGGTCCAGGCAACTTGGGGGCTATGACGTATTCTATTTCGCATGCCTAACCCCTAATAACCCTGATTGTCCGCCAGGGCCTAACTTAGATGCCGACTTTAGCGCGGCTCCCATCCTGCTTAGCATAAATGCTAATGGAACGAAACGTGACGTTGCGGTTGCCGTGCAGAAAAGTGGGTTTGCATGGGCTCTAGACCGCGATAATGGAAATATAGTCTGGTTTAAG TTGGCTGGACCGGGTGGATTGGAAGGAGGAGGGTATTGGGGTGCAGCAACAGATAACAGAAGGGTGTACACAAACATAGCCAACAGCAACAGAACACTCTTCACTCTACAACCATCAAACCAGACAACGACGGCCGGCGCATGGGTGGCTCTTGATGCGAATTCTGGAGAAATATTGTGGTCGACAGCGAATCCCAGTAATGAGACTGCCAGTGGACCTGTCACGCTAGCGAATGGAGTTCTATTTGCTGGGTCTGTAGCTCCAAATGGTCCGGTATATGCGATGGATGCAAAAACTGGGAAAATCCTGTGGTCAAATAATACGGGTGCTACTGTCTTCGGGGGTGCAGCAGTGAGTTACGGATGTGTTTATATTGGGAGTGGATATTCAATTGGCCTGGCACGATTCCACCCCACATGGACTACCGGAACTTCACTCTTTGCTTTCTGCGTTCAGTGA